In one window of Dyella thiooxydans DNA:
- the tuf gene encoding elongation factor Tu yields the protein MAKGKFERTKPHVNVGTIGHVDHGKTTLTAALTKIGAERFGGEFKAYDAIDAAPEEKARGITISTAHVEYESPTRHYAHVDCPGHADYVKNMITGAAQMDGAILVCSAADGPMPQTREHILLSRQVGVPYIVVFLNKADMVDDAELLELVEMEVRELLSKYDFPGDDTPIIKGSALKALEGDQSEIGVPAIIALVDALDTYIPEPQRDIDKPFLMPVEDVFSISGRGTVVTGRVERGIIKVGEEIEVVGIRDTQKTTVTGVEMFRKLLDQGQAGDNVGLLLRGLKRDDVERGQVLAKPGSITPHTDFEAEVYVLSKDEGGRHTPFFKGYRPQFYFRTTDVTGACQLPEGVEMVMPGDNVKMVVSLIHPIAMDEGLRFAIREGGRTVGAGVVAKIIK from the coding sequence ATGGCAAAGGGTAAATTCGAGCGCACCAAGCCGCACGTCAACGTGGGCACGATCGGTCACGTGGACCACGGCAAGACGACGCTGACGGCAGCGCTGACGAAGATCGGCGCAGAGCGCTTCGGTGGCGAGTTCAAGGCGTACGACGCGATCGACGCGGCGCCGGAGGAGAAGGCGCGCGGCATCACGATCTCGACCGCACACGTCGAATACGAATCGCCGACCCGCCACTACGCGCACGTGGACTGCCCGGGCCACGCCGACTACGTGAAGAACATGATCACGGGTGCGGCGCAGATGGACGGCGCGATCCTGGTGTGCTCGGCTGCTGACGGCCCGATGCCGCAGACGCGCGAGCACATCCTGCTGTCGCGCCAGGTGGGCGTGCCGTACATCGTGGTCTTCCTGAACAAGGCGGACATGGTGGACGACGCCGAGCTGCTCGAGCTGGTCGAGATGGAAGTGCGCGAGCTGCTGTCGAAGTACGACTTCCCGGGCGACGACACCCCGATCATCAAGGGTTCGGCGCTGAAGGCGCTGGAAGGCGACCAGTCGGAAATCGGCGTGCCGGCGATCATTGCGCTGGTGGACGCGCTGGATACGTACATTCCGGAGCCGCAGCGCGACATCGACAAGCCGTTCCTGATGCCGGTGGAAGACGTGTTCTCGATCTCGGGCCGCGGCACCGTGGTGACCGGTCGTGTCGAGCGCGGCATCATCAAGGTCGGTGAGGAAATCGAGGTCGTGGGTATCCGCGACACGCAGAAGACCACCGTGACCGGCGTGGAAATGTTCCGCAAGCTGCTGGACCAGGGCCAGGCGGGCGACAACGTGGGCCTGCTGCTGCGCGGTCTGAAGCGTGACGACGTGGAGCGTGGCCAGGTGCTGGCCAAGCCGGGTTCGATCACCCCGCACACGGACTTCGAGGCCGAGGTGTACGTGCTGTCGAAGGACGAGGGTGGCCGTCACACGCCGTTCTTCAAGGGCTACCGTCCGCAGTTCTACTTCCGCACGACCGACGTGACCGGCGCCTGCCAGTTGCCGGAGGGTGTGGAGATGGTGATGCCGGGCGACAACGTGAAGATGGTGGTGAGCCTGATCCACCCGATCGCGATGGACGAGGGTCTGCGCTTCGCGATCCGCGAAGGCGGCCGTACCGTCGGCGCCGGCGTGGTGGCCAAGATCATCAAGTAA
- the secE gene encoding preprotein translocase subunit SecE has product MNTKAEQSRGIGFGDIGKLVLAGLVLVAGIGAYSWYDGVGKVPQSVLLIGVLASIVASLAIAAFTEPGRRLKGFIAESQFELRKVVWPNRDETIKTTAVIIVVVIVLSLLLGLIDLILKSVVLDWLLKLGS; this is encoded by the coding sequence ATGAACACCAAGGCAGAACAATCCCGGGGCATCGGCTTCGGAGATATTGGCAAGCTTGTGCTGGCCGGGCTGGTGCTCGTGGCCGGCATCGGCGCGTACTCTTGGTACGACGGCGTTGGCAAGGTGCCGCAGTCGGTGCTGCTGATTGGCGTGCTGGCCTCCATCGTCGCCTCGCTCGCGATTGCGGCCTTTACCGAACCGGGCCGCCGTCTCAAGGGGTTCATCGCCGAGTCGCAGTTCGAGTTGCGCAAGGTGGTCTGGCCCAACCGGGACGAGACCATCAAGACCACGGCAGTCATTATCGTGGTGGTGATCGTGCTGTCCCTGTTGCTGGGGCTGATCGATCTGATCCTGAAGTCGGTCGTGCTCGACTGGCTGCTCAAGCTGGGTTCGTGA